From Virgibacillus ihumii, the proteins below share one genomic window:
- a CDS encoding DUF3231 family protein, with translation MMNNIPLSSTELGNLWQAYQEKSMKLRILERFIKNSDDEETEIVLQSAQDIETKNINAIETIFQNEGVAIPLAFTEKDTDNHAPRLFDDQFHLMYLRLLSQILIGLYALHSGMSYREDIYNLYRDFTSDSQTIYNKCTQSLLKKGVLPRPPSVPMPNEVEFVKEKSYISGLNPFGKKRVLNTVEIGLVYQALEANITGTQLMTGFAQVAESPDIQQYFQRGRELAEKQVSTMSNFLLESDLQAPSTWTGIVTNSTIPPFSDKIMMYMTNLLSMFGMGSNSVGAAFSFRSDLLLKMGQMLTNTFDFAKDGGKIIIKHGWMEEPPQAADRTKLSRRQSK, from the coding sequence ATGATGAACAACATACCTTTATCGTCTACAGAATTAGGTAATCTATGGCAAGCCTATCAGGAAAAGTCCATGAAATTACGTATTTTGGAGCGCTTTATTAAAAACTCTGACGATGAAGAAACCGAAATTGTACTACAATCTGCCCAAGATATAGAAACAAAAAACATTAATGCCATTGAAACCATCTTCCAAAACGAGGGCGTTGCCATTCCCTTAGCCTTTACAGAAAAGGATACAGATAATCATGCCCCTCGCTTATTTGATGATCAATTTCATTTAATGTATCTTCGTTTGTTGAGTCAGATTTTGATCGGTCTTTACGCGTTGCATTCAGGGATGTCTTATCGCGAAGACATCTATAACCTATACAGAGACTTTACTTCAGATAGTCAAACGATTTATAACAAATGCACCCAATCCCTGTTAAAGAAGGGCGTTTTACCACGTCCTCCCAGTGTTCCAATGCCGAACGAGGTTGAATTCGTCAAAGAAAAGAGTTATATAAGCGGATTAAACCCCTTTGGAAAAAAACGCGTACTTAACACAGTAGAAATTGGCTTAGTGTACCAGGCACTGGAAGCAAATATTACGGGAACACAATTGATGACAGGCTTTGCACAAGTTGCTGAAAGTCCTGATATTCAACAATACTTTCAACGTGGAAGAGAACTTGCTGAGAAGCAAGTATCTACCATGAGTAATTTTTTATTAGAAAGTGATTTACAAGCGCCTTCTACATGGACAGGAATCGTAACCAACTCCACCATCCCACCGTTTTCTGACAAAATTATGATGTATATGACAAACCTGTTGTCGATGTTTGGTATGGGGAGTAACTCAGTTGGAGCAGCGTTTAGCTTTCGGAGTGATTTGCTTTTAAAAATGGGTCAAATGTTGACCAATACGTTTGACTTTGCCAAGGACGGAGGGAAAATTATCATCAAACACGGTTGGATGGAGGAACCACCCCAAGCAGCAGACAGAACAAAATTATCGAGGAGACAGAGCAAATAA
- a CDS encoding class I SAM-dependent methyltransferase, with product MLKENAVEEQLENIHYVESNLDHIRLDDNSLSKVMISFIMHEVPDIEQTLDEIKRILMLIFFLGSTKWIVRHSRVIMKISAVIMGLVLFFGLMPCITGFMPNLMDGTWLSKLG from the coding sequence ATGCTGAAGGAAAATGCAGTGGAAGAGCAGCTTGAAAACATTCATTATGTGGAAAGTAATCTGGACCATATCCGGCTGGATGATAATTCCTTGAGTAAAGTTATGATATCGTTTATTATGCATGAAGTACCGGATATTGAACAAACACTGGATGAAATAAAGCGGATTTTGATGTTGATTTTCTTCCTTGGTTCAACAAAATGGATTGTCAGACACAGCCGGGTCATTATGAAAATCAGCGCAGTTATTATGGGTTTGGTGCTGTTTTTCGGGCTGATGCCATGTATTACAGGTTTTATGCCCAATCTTATGGATGGTACATGGTTATCTAAATTAGGATAA
- a CDS encoding metal-sensitive transcriptional regulator — MDYDDQMKNRIKRIEGQVRGLLKAMDEGKECRDVVNQMTAARNALDRTAALVVSRNLEACIREEKESGESSEDVIKEAVNLLVKSR, encoded by the coding sequence ATGGATTATGATGATCAGATGAAAAACCGAATTAAACGTATTGAAGGCCAGGTCAGGGGATTATTGAAAGCGATGGATGAAGGGAAAGAATGTCGAGATGTAGTGAACCAGATGACTGCTGCCAGAAATGCACTTGACCGTACAGCAGCATTGGTTGTCAGCAGAAATCTGGAAGCGTGCATTCGTGAGGAGAAGGAATCCGGGGAAAGTTCGGAAGACGTTATTAAAGAAGCGGTAAATCTGCTTGTGAAAAGTCGGTAA